From one Nonomuraea polychroma genomic stretch:
- a CDS encoding agmatine deiminase family protein produces MPEETPPRTGELNAAGVPLEAAAESLPAITRQTAPGAGGDIAPTGTAGTNDRMPAEWAPHAGTWMAFPTPNATFGDGAGLAAARAAWATVANTIVRYEPVTMLINPGERTELLDPRISIVEVPLDDAWLRDSGPTFVHTATGGVRAVDWTFNGWGAQPWATWDDDRHLARRIARLAGVPHISSPLTQEGGGFHVDGAGTVLLTETVQRDPDRNPGWSRERVEAEIHARLGTSTAIWLPRGLTADYGVFGTRGHVDIVAAFTCPGTVVVHTQPDRGHPDHEVTREITEILRDNRLEVIELLAPTVTEVDGELADYSYVNHYVANGVVVVCAFDDPRDADAARVLRHAYPGRDVVLVDARDIFRFGGGIHCITQQQPIEETRWN; encoded by the coding sequence ATGCCGGAAGAGACACCGCCCAGGACCGGCGAGCTCAATGCCGCCGGCGTCCCGCTCGAGGCGGCCGCGGAGTCTCTGCCGGCCATCACCAGGCAGACCGCGCCCGGCGCCGGGGGCGACATCGCGCCCACGGGAACGGCGGGCACGAACGACCGCATGCCCGCCGAGTGGGCACCGCACGCCGGCACCTGGATGGCCTTCCCCACCCCGAACGCCACCTTCGGCGACGGGGCCGGGCTCGCCGCGGCCCGCGCGGCCTGGGCCACAGTCGCCAACACGATCGTGCGCTACGAGCCCGTCACCATGCTGATCAATCCTGGCGAGCGCACCGAACTGCTGGACCCGCGGATCTCCATCGTCGAGGTGCCGCTCGACGACGCCTGGCTGCGCGACAGCGGACCCACCTTCGTGCACACCGCGACGGGCGGGGTACGAGCCGTCGACTGGACGTTCAACGGCTGGGGCGCGCAGCCCTGGGCGACTTGGGACGACGACCGGCACCTGGCCCGGCGGATCGCCCGGCTGGCCGGCGTCCCGCACATCAGCTCGCCGCTGACCCAGGAAGGCGGCGGCTTCCACGTCGACGGCGCCGGAACGGTGCTGCTCACGGAGACCGTACAGCGCGATCCTGACCGCAACCCCGGCTGGTCCCGCGAGCGGGTGGAGGCGGAGATCCACGCACGTCTCGGCACCAGCACCGCCATCTGGCTGCCACGGGGACTGACCGCCGACTACGGCGTGTTCGGCACCCGCGGACACGTCGACATCGTCGCCGCGTTCACCTGCCCCGGCACGGTCGTGGTGCACACCCAGCCCGACCGTGGCCACCCGGATCACGAGGTGACCCGCGAGATCACCGAAATCCTCCGCGACAACCGGTTGGAGGTGATCGAACTGCTCGCACCCACCGTCACCGAGGTGGACGGCGAACTGGCCGACTACTCCTACGTCAACCACTACGTCGCCAACGGCGTGGTCGTGGTCTGCGCGTTCGACGACCCGCGCGACGCCGACGCCGCCCGCGTGCTCCGCCACGCCTATCCCGGCCGTGACGTCGTCCTGGTCGACGCCCGCGACATCTTCCGCTTCGGCGGCGGCATCCACTGCATCACCCAGCAACAGCCGATCGAGGAGACACGATGGAACTGA
- a CDS encoding GMC oxidoreductase translates to MRVDAVVIGSGAGGGVAAAVLAEAGKQVVVLERGRDLTYEQIGRDHLRNHRITRYPHRSGPDYEDGPRVFVDAAGHEHVVRAHEPGFHGNATLVGGGTRLYGAQAWRFLPADFAMASTYGVPAGSSLADWPIGYDDLAPSYERAEWEIGVCGDHQASSRHWTRAKPYPMPPLPEGPQGRALRGGAAALGWDVLPVPLLINSVPYAGRPACTRCRHCVGFACQVEAKNGTHNTVLSRALATGRARLLPEAVAERVECDPAGRVTGVRWVDRSGARHVVEAEVVVCAAGAIETARLLQNSPTRREPYGLGNNHDQVGRHVQGHAYAWALGEMPEPVYDGLGPGVSLATLDFAHHNDGVVGGAMLADEFTVLPIAFWAGNLPPDVPRWGMENKRYIRENYRRVMRVGGPVQEIPSPHARTRLDRHVRDRWGIPVARLSGTTHPETVRTASYIAGRAREWLLASGARRTWTEPARLALYAGQHQSGTCRMGDDERTSVVDRWGRVHGHDNLYVMDASVHVTNGAVNPVLTIMALAFRAAERLCATW, encoded by the coding sequence ATGCGGGTGGACGCGGTCGTGATCGGATCGGGCGCCGGGGGCGGGGTCGCCGCCGCGGTGCTCGCCGAGGCCGGCAAGCAGGTGGTCGTGCTGGAACGCGGCCGCGACCTCACGTACGAGCAGATCGGCCGCGACCACCTCCGCAACCACCGCATCACCCGCTACCCCCACCGCTCCGGGCCGGACTACGAGGACGGCCCGCGGGTCTTCGTCGACGCGGCGGGCCACGAGCATGTCGTGCGGGCACACGAGCCGGGCTTCCACGGCAACGCCACGCTGGTCGGCGGCGGCACGCGGCTCTACGGGGCCCAGGCGTGGCGGTTCCTGCCCGCCGACTTCGCCATGGCGAGCACGTACGGCGTCCCCGCGGGGAGCAGCCTCGCCGACTGGCCCATCGGCTACGACGACCTCGCGCCCTCCTACGAGCGCGCCGAGTGGGAGATCGGAGTCTGCGGCGACCACCAGGCGAGCAGCCGTCACTGGACGCGCGCCAAGCCGTACCCGATGCCCCCGCTTCCGGAGGGACCGCAAGGCAGAGCCCTGCGCGGGGGCGCGGCCGCCCTCGGCTGGGACGTGCTGCCGGTGCCCTTGCTGATCAACTCGGTGCCGTACGCGGGACGGCCCGCGTGCACCCGCTGCCGGCACTGTGTCGGCTTCGCCTGCCAGGTGGAGGCGAAGAACGGCACGCACAACACGGTGCTGAGCCGCGCGCTCGCCACCGGCCGCGCCCGGCTGCTGCCGGAGGCGGTCGCCGAACGGGTCGAATGCGATCCCGCCGGCCGGGTCACCGGCGTCCGCTGGGTGGACCGGTCGGGGGCGCGCCACGTCGTCGAGGCCGAGGTCGTGGTCTGCGCGGCCGGTGCGATCGAGACCGCGCGGCTGCTGCAGAACTCACCGACCCGGCGCGAGCCGTACGGGCTGGGCAACAACCACGATCAGGTGGGGCGGCACGTGCAGGGCCACGCCTACGCGTGGGCTCTGGGCGAGATGCCCGAGCCCGTGTACGACGGGCTCGGGCCCGGCGTCTCGCTCGCGACGCTGGACTTCGCGCACCACAACGACGGGGTCGTCGGCGGGGCGATGCTCGCCGACGAGTTCACCGTGCTGCCCATCGCCTTCTGGGCCGGCAATCTGCCCCCTGACGTGCCCCGCTGGGGCATGGAGAACAAGCGGTACATCCGCGAGAACTACCGCCGCGTCATGCGGGTGGGCGGGCCGGTCCAGGAGATCCCCAGCCCGCACGCGAGGACGCGGCTCGACCGCCACGTGCGCGACCGGTGGGGCATCCCGGTCGCCCGCCTGTCCGGCACGACCCATCCGGAGACCGTGCGTACGGCCTCCTACATCGCCGGCCGGGCCCGCGAATGGCTGCTCGCCTCGGGCGCGCGGCGGACGTGGACGGAGCCGGCTCGCCTGGCCCTGTACGCGGGACAGCACCAGTCGGGAACCTGCCGGATGGGCGACGACGAGCGGACGTCGGTCGTGGATCGATGGGGCCGGGTCCACGGCCACGACAACCTCTACGTCATGGACGCCTCCGTGCACGTCACCAACGGCGCCGTCAACCCCGTGCTGACGATCATGGCCCTGGCGTTCCGGGCGGCCGAGCGCCTCTGCGCCACATGGTGA
- a CDS encoding TetR/AcrR family transcriptional regulator, with the protein MTTTPMSGRKAQAARNDELILQAARAVFTADPGAPIAAVAEKAGVGISALYRRYPSKEALLQKLCGDGLELYIEVTERALADDGEPWEAFAGYLRGIVDADTNSLTIKLAGTFQPTEELGRLAVRAGSLATEIHHRAVQAGVLRPDVTPADIALLFEQIASIKLGDEERTTQLRHRYLTLVMDSLRVPPAHRELPGPPPEDGELSARWWQPS; encoded by the coding sequence ATGACCACCACTCCCATGAGCGGCCGCAAGGCGCAGGCCGCGCGTAACGACGAGCTGATCCTCCAGGCGGCCCGGGCGGTCTTCACCGCCGATCCCGGTGCCCCCATCGCGGCCGTGGCCGAGAAGGCGGGTGTCGGGATCAGCGCACTCTATCGCCGTTATCCCAGCAAGGAAGCCCTTCTGCAGAAGTTGTGCGGCGACGGGCTCGAGCTCTACATCGAGGTGACCGAGCGGGCGCTGGCCGACGACGGCGAGCCGTGGGAGGCGTTCGCGGGGTATCTTCGCGGCATCGTGGACGCCGACACCAACTCGCTGACGATCAAGCTGGCGGGGACGTTCCAGCCGACGGAGGAGCTGGGCCGGCTGGCGGTCAGGGCCGGGTCCCTGGCCACCGAGATCCACCACCGGGCGGTTCAGGCCGGCGTGTTGCGGCCGGACGTGACGCCGGCGGACATCGCGCTGCTGTTCGAGCAGATCGCCTCGATCAAGCTCGGCGACGAGGAACGCACCACGCAGCTACGCCACCGCTACCTGACACTCGTCATGGACTCGCTGCGCGTGCCGCCGGCCCACCGGGAGCTGCCGGGGCCGCCGCCGGAGGACGGGGAGCTGTCGGCCCGCTGGTGGCAGCCGTCCTAG
- a CDS encoding gluconate 2-dehydrogenase subunit 3 family protein, translating into MREPGAPLWGMTPEQAATLSAVVDTIVPADEYPSGTEAGVLDYLEGRFDLREHYAAGLDAVEAEARERYGGQFPVLPYERREALLRDVEAGETRTPWPFDATVFVSTVVGHVMEGFYGDPGNGGNRDAVSWRMIGFEVSE; encoded by the coding sequence GTGCGAGAGCCCGGCGCGCCGTTGTGGGGAATGACCCCTGAGCAGGCCGCGACGCTGAGCGCCGTCGTGGACACGATCGTCCCTGCCGACGAGTACCCGAGCGGCACCGAGGCCGGTGTGCTCGATTATCTGGAGGGGCGGTTCGACCTGCGCGAGCACTATGCGGCGGGCTTGGACGCCGTCGAGGCCGAGGCGCGAGAGAGGTACGGCGGGCAATTCCCCGTGCTCCCGTACGAGCGGCGCGAGGCGCTGCTGCGGGACGTGGAGGCCGGCGAGACCCGCACGCCGTGGCCGTTCGACGCGACGGTGTTCGTGAGCACGGTGGTGGGCCACGTCATGGAGGGTTTCTACGGCGACCCGGGCAACGGCGGCAACCGCGACGCCGTCTCCTGGCGGATGATCGGGTTCGAGGTGAGCGAATGA
- a CDS encoding nitrilase-related carbon-nitrogen hydrolase translates to MELIIARPTGSPARVDPPVRGTLTVALVQTRWHADPAEHREALLDGIRTAAGAGAEVVFLPELTLSRYPADTRPTGDATAAAEDLEKGPTCAFARDAAAETGVHVHASLFERSPGADGLGFNTAILLAPDGTLLGRRRKTHIPRTAGYYEDHYFRPGPAGPEAYRPVDLAGRARIGMPTCWDEWFPEVARAYALAGADVIAYPTAIGSEPDHPDFDTAPLWRQVIVGNGIANGTFMVVPNRWGEEGLITFYGHSFISDPYGRVLAEAPRAGDAVLVAALDLDQRRDWLTLFPFLETRRPDTYETLTSS, encoded by the coding sequence ATGGAACTGATCATCGCGCGACCGACCGGGTCGCCGGCCCGCGTCGACCCGCCGGTGCGGGGCACGCTCACCGTCGCGCTCGTGCAGACGCGCTGGCACGCCGATCCCGCAGAGCACCGGGAGGCGCTGCTCGACGGCATCCGGACCGCCGCCGGCGCCGGCGCCGAGGTCGTCTTCCTGCCCGAGCTGACCCTTTCCCGCTATCCTGCCGACACCCGGCCCACCGGTGACGCCACCGCTGCCGCCGAGGACCTCGAGAAGGGTCCGACCTGCGCCTTCGCCCGGGACGCCGCCGCCGAGACCGGCGTACACGTGCACGCCTCGCTCTTCGAGCGCAGCCCGGGTGCGGACGGCCTGGGCTTCAACACCGCGATCCTCCTCGCCCCGGACGGCACGCTGCTCGGCCGCCGCCGCAAGACCCACATTCCGCGGACGGCCGGATACTACGAGGACCACTATTTCCGGCCCGGACCGGCCGGACCGGAGGCGTACCGTCCGGTGGACCTGGCCGGCCGGGCCCGGATCGGCATGCCGACCTGCTGGGACGAATGGTTCCCCGAGGTCGCCCGGGCGTACGCGCTCGCGGGAGCGGACGTCATCGCCTACCCGACCGCGATCGGCTCCGAGCCCGACCACCCCGATTTCGACACCGCTCCGCTGTGGCGGCAGGTCATCGTCGGCAACGGCATCGCGAACGGCACCTTCATGGTGGTGCCCAATCGCTGGGGGGAGGAGGGCCTGATCACGTTCTACGGCCACTCCTTCATCTCCGACCCCTACGGACGGGTGCTCGCCGAGGCCCCGCGCGCCGGTGACGCCGTCCTGGTCGCCGCGCTCGACCTCGACCAGCGTCGCGACTGGCTGACGCTGTTCCCTTTCCTCGAGACCCGCCGGCCCGACACCTACGAGACGCTCACCAGCAGTTAG
- a CDS encoding TetR/AcrR family transcriptional regulator, with the protein MSAHCEELTPTVPRPHAPLLSRDQITAAALRQIDETGALSMPKLAATLNVSVSSIYHHFASGREEVIEGIRGLLTREMAEPLDQAMDWREYTEQWARRYRSAFARHPHVVPLLTLQTVTAPETLAAYESLSTVLRRAGFADEDLLHVVSVLDCFILGSALDASAPLDVWADSGDPESALSAAIAATRTQPGDRSERSFEIGLRILLTGLADLIH; encoded by the coding sequence ATGTCCGCCCACTGCGAGGAGCTGACCCCGACCGTGCCCCGCCCCCACGCTCCCCTGCTCTCCCGCGACCAGATCACCGCCGCGGCGCTCCGCCAGATCGACGAGACCGGCGCGCTGTCGATGCCGAAACTTGCCGCGACGCTGAACGTCAGCGTCTCGTCGATCTACCACCACTTCGCGAGCGGCCGGGAAGAGGTCATCGAAGGCATCCGCGGACTGCTGACCCGCGAGATGGCCGAACCGCTCGATCAGGCCATGGACTGGCGCGAGTACACCGAGCAGTGGGCCCGCCGCTACCGGTCGGCCTTCGCGCGGCACCCGCACGTGGTGCCGCTGCTGACCCTCCAGACCGTCACGGCGCCGGAGACCTTGGCCGCCTACGAGTCACTGTCCACGGTGCTGCGGCGGGCCGGCTTCGCCGACGAGGACCTGCTGCATGTGGTCAGCGTCCTGGACTGCTTCATTCTCGGATCAGCCCTGGACGCCAGCGCGCCGCTGGACGTCTGGGCCGACTCCGGCGACCCGGAGTCCGCCCTCAGCGCCGCGATCGCGGCGACCCGGACCCAGCCCGGCGATCGCTCCGAGCGCTCCTTCGAGATCGGCCTGCGGATCCTCCTCACCGGACTGGCCGACCTCATTCACTAG
- a CDS encoding amidohydrolase produces the protein MTGADLIVLADRIHPMGAPGPAVTALAVRGGLIAALGTRDDVRDWRGNHTQVIELGGATVTPGLVDGHSHPVMGLDLTRGVDLSTVSTIDELIRALRAAPRGEWLCGWGLDPNVFGGAPITYRPLVEALGADVPVYLTSADAHSALVSPQALALAGITGPRDFASGASVVCDPDGRPTGHLLELEAMEPVRALLPADDPADRRRRLLDLLRRMAAAGYTAGNAMDFEGDALELFRALEAAGPLPMRWRFAPFVMPATSAADLARVVEQQRLRGRRWRVEGAKFMIDGTVDGGTAWLAEPDTHGESTAPLWPDPAGYSAAVRYLAERGVPTVTHAIGDAGIRHVLKTLGVLPRRSPVPHRIEHLETMPADLLPQFRALDVTASMQPTHCTHYTRADHSDNWSSRLGPDRARRAFRCRDLREHGARLALGSDWPIAPFDPRAIIADARLRRPAGRLDTEPVLPGQALTARMALEGFTTQAAEAAGLAGRSGRLAPGYAADLVAFGLDPLTAGPDEFAESPVLLTVVDGEVVHRADTPVSP, from the coding sequence ATGACCGGCGCAGACCTCATCGTCCTGGCCGACCGGATCCACCCGATGGGCGCGCCCGGACCCGCTGTCACCGCGCTCGCGGTCCGCGGCGGCCTGATCGCCGCGCTCGGCACCCGCGACGACGTACGGGACTGGCGTGGCAACCACACTCAGGTGATCGAACTCGGCGGCGCCACGGTCACCCCCGGCCTCGTCGACGGCCACTCTCACCCCGTGATGGGCCTGGATCTGACCCGCGGCGTCGACCTCTCCACGGTGTCCACGATCGACGAGCTGATCCGCGCACTGCGCGCGGCGCCCCGCGGCGAGTGGCTCTGCGGCTGGGGCCTCGACCCGAACGTTTTCGGCGGCGCCCCGATCACGTATCGGCCCCTCGTCGAGGCGCTCGGGGCGGACGTCCCCGTCTACCTGACGTCGGCCGACGCGCACTCGGCGCTGGTCAGTCCCCAGGCGCTCGCGCTGGCCGGCATCACCGGACCGCGCGACTTCGCCTCCGGCGCGAGTGTCGTCTGCGACCCGGACGGCCGCCCGACCGGGCACCTGCTCGAACTGGAGGCGATGGAACCGGTCCGGGCGCTGCTGCCCGCGGACGATCCGGCCGATCGGCGGCGCCGGCTGCTCGACCTGCTGCGCCGGATGGCCGCGGCCGGCTACACCGCCGGCAACGCGATGGACTTCGAGGGCGACGCGCTGGAGCTGTTCCGCGCGCTCGAGGCCGCCGGCCCGCTGCCGATGCGATGGCGCTTCGCGCCCTTCGTCATGCCCGCCACCTCCGCCGCCGACCTGGCGCGCGTCGTGGAACAACAACGCCTGCGCGGACGCCGCTGGCGCGTCGAGGGCGCCAAATTCATGATCGACGGTACGGTCGACGGCGGCACGGCGTGGCTGGCGGAGCCGGACACCCACGGCGAGTCCACCGCACCGCTCTGGCCGGACCCGGCCGGCTACAGCGCGGCGGTGCGCTATCTGGCCGAGCGGGGCGTCCCCACGGTCACCCACGCGATCGGCGACGCCGGCATCCGGCACGTCCTCAAGACGCTGGGCGTCCTGCCGCGACGGTCGCCGGTCCCGCACCGCATCGAGCACCTGGAGACGATGCCGGCCGACCTGCTGCCGCAGTTCCGGGCGCTCGACGTCACCGCGAGCATGCAGCCCACCCACTGCACGCACTACACCCGCGCCGACCACAGCGACAACTGGTCGAGCCGGCTCGGCCCCGACCGCGCCCGCCGCGCGTTCCGCTGCCGCGACCTGCGTGAGCACGGCGCCCGGCTCGCGCTCGGCTCGGACTGGCCGATCGCCCCGTTCGACCCGCGGGCCATCATCGCCGACGCCCGGCTGCGCCGCCCCGCCGGGCGGCTGGACACTGAGCCGGTCCTGCCCGGACAGGCACTCACCGCCCGGATGGCGCTGGAGGGATTCACCACTCAGGCGGCCGAAGCCGCCGGCCTGGCAGGACGCAGCGGGCGGCTCGCGCCCGGGTACGCGGCCGACCTGGTGGCCTTCGGGCTCGACCCGCTGACCGCCGGCCCCGACGAGTTCGCCGAGTCGCCCGTCCTGCTCACCGTGGTCGACGGGGAGGTCGTGCATCGTGCCGATACGCCGGTGTCACCATGA
- a CDS encoding HpcH/HpaI aldolase/citrate lyase family protein, with protein sequence MTVPPSALTRLPVTWLYVPGDRPERFAKAVASGADVVIIDLEDAVAPARKDEARANAVAYLRARTADVPVHVRINDLATERGQADLAAVGELADAVRVPKVESVAVLDAITGVPAYALLESAAGIVAARDIAAHPCVAGVALGEQDLAAELSISDESAMNHLRLQVVLAAGAAGLPPVPLSVYPHVTDEAGLIASCRAGRALGLFGRTAIHPRQIPAIRRAFRPTDEEAARAAEIVEAAEQAERAGLGAVALPDGRFADAPIVARARRTVALARQLADEA encoded by the coding sequence GTGACCGTGCCCCCCAGCGCCCTGACCCGGTTGCCCGTGACCTGGCTGTACGTCCCCGGCGACCGGCCCGAGCGCTTCGCCAAGGCCGTCGCGTCCGGCGCCGACGTCGTCATCATCGATCTGGAGGACGCGGTCGCGCCCGCGCGCAAGGACGAGGCCCGCGCCAACGCCGTCGCCTACCTGCGTGCGCGGACGGCCGACGTCCCTGTGCACGTGCGGATCAACGACCTGGCCACCGAGCGCGGGCAGGCCGACCTCGCGGCGGTGGGCGAGCTGGCCGACGCCGTGCGGGTGCCCAAGGTGGAGTCGGTCGCCGTGCTGGACGCGATCACCGGCGTGCCCGCGTACGCGCTGCTGGAGTCGGCGGCCGGGATCGTCGCCGCCCGGGACATCGCCGCGCACCCGTGCGTCGCCGGCGTCGCGCTCGGCGAGCAGGACCTGGCGGCCGAGCTGTCCATCAGCGACGAGAGCGCCATGAACCACCTCAGGCTGCAGGTCGTGCTCGCCGCCGGCGCGGCCGGCCTGCCCCCGGTTCCCCTGTCCGTCTACCCGCACGTCACGGACGAGGCCGGGCTCATCGCCTCCTGCCGGGCGGGCCGCGCGCTCGGCCTGTTCGGCAGGACCGCCATCCACCCGCGCCAGATCCCGGCGATCAGGCGGGCGTTCCGCCCCACCGACGAGGAGGCGGCCAGGGCCGCCGAGATCGTCGAGGCGGCCGAACAGGCTGAGCGGGCGGGGCTCGGCGCGGTCGCGCTGCCCGACGGCCGCTTCGCGGACGCCCCGATCGTCGCCCGGGCCCGCCGCACCGTGGCCCTGGCCCGGCAACTCGCCGACGAGGCATAG